ATTTTAGTATCTCCCGTCAGCATCTTTACGGCAAAATAAGAAAACAGGGATATAAAAAATGAAATAATAAAAAATAAGAAAAATGCAGTTGGATTCTTAGATAATGCGTGAAAAGTAGTAATTCTAAAGCATAAAAGAAAAGAATAAAATACAGCAATAAAAACAGCAATCGATATAGCAAGAGCTAATGAGGAAAGGTGCAGTGCTTTTTTTATCTTCCATATGATGAAAAAAAATATGCAATAGAGAAAGAAAAAAAGGATTGCCGCTGCAGTTGATGATGCAAGAATAAATAAAAAATCGTTTAACAAATGCCCTTCAGGCTTCGACATAAAGCCAAAGGTTATATCAAACATTCCTATGGAAATTGCCAAACTAAGGCTTATTTCCAAAAAAGTTCTCAAGGAAATACCCTTGTCAGACTTTTCATTCATCTGTATTCGACCTCTACCTATTTTCATACCTTGACTGGGGAAGAGGTTCGTGTCCTGCCGATTTATCTGCTTTAACACATAATGTATCGAGTTCTTGCTTTAGTTCCTTTCGCTTTATTTCCATTTCATCATCACTTGCATCCCTTCCAACATAAATCGGATTGCCAAATTCAAAGAAAACCTTGCTCGAGAATTTAGGAACAATAAATCTATCCCAGCTGTTAAAAATCCAGAATTTATCAGCACTTGCTCCGACAGGTATAATTGGCCGCCCGGAGTATTTTGCAAGGTAAAGTACTCCCTTCTGCACTATTCTTGATGGTCCTCTCGGTCCATCAGGTGTTATACCAATTTGTGTCCCTTTATCCAATATGGAATAAAGTTCACGAAAGGATTCATAACTTCTTCTCGATGTTGACCCTCTAACGGGATTAAATCCTAATGCCTTTAATGTAGCTGTTATATACTCACCTTCTTTACTCATACTAACAAGAGGAGAGCCACCTGTATCTCTAAAATATCCTGTTACAAGAAATAGTCTTTGATGCCAAAAAGCACATATGAATGACTTTCTTTCTTCCATAAACTTTAATACAGTTTCAGCCCCCTCTGAATGCACTTCATAACTATTGAAAAGAATTCTTACTAAAGGAATTCCAAATGTTTTAATCAAAAATAAAATAGATTTTTCTTTAAATCCAAAATCTGACATTTCTATGAATATCTCTCTTGTGATTGAATTCAGACATATTGAAGAAGAATTTCTGAAACCCGCTTTGATACATCTGCGCTTCCAAGCATCTTCTTCAATTCAAAAAGATTTCTTTTTGTCTCATTCAATCTCTCCTCAGATTTCAAAGATTCAAGGATGAATGAAGCAATGTTTTCAGGATTCACTTCTTCCTGCTGAAGCTCCGGCACTACTTCTGCCCCAGCAATGATGTTAACCAATCCCCAATTCTTTATCTTTAACAATCTTTTTCCCAATATCTCTGTCATTTTTGATAATCTATAGACAATAATAAAGGGGGTTTCAGTTATTGCAGCTTCCAATGTGGCAGTGCCTGAACAGATTACAGCAAAATCAGAGGATTTAAGAATCTCTCTCGCCTGACCATTTACAATTTCCAAAGAAATCTCCTTACCCGCTAAATTTTTTTCAATGATCTGCCTGTCAATTCCTGGTGCAAGAGGCAAGATAAAAGATACATTTTCCATCCGCTGAGAAACTATCTCAGCCGCACCTATCATATCTTTTATTAGGTACTCAATCTCCTTTTTTCTACTTCCCGGCAAAAGAGCAATGCGGTAATTACCATCATTATTTCTGATTGAACCCTTCCTCTCTGCTGAGGATTCGCCGCTCATTATCTCGAGAAGGGGATGTCCTACAAATTCAGTGTCGACTCCTGCTCTCCTATAAATGGCTTCTTCGAAAGGAAGTATTACAAGAATCTTATCAACCCGTTCTTTTATTTTTTTAATTCGTCCGCTTCTCCATGCCCAAACCTGAGGACTTATGAAATAAATAACCGGAATATTCATCTTTTTCAAAAGATTTGCAAAATAAAGATTGAAGCCGGGATAATCTACAAGCATAGCCGCACAAACATTATTTCTACTGATGAAATCAAGAAGTGATTTTCTTACTTTTTTTATTACATTCGCTTTATATATAGCTTCCCATAATCCTATTACAGACATATCGTTGAGATGCCACAATAGCTCCATTCCTGCTTCTTTCATTTTATCACCGCCGGTGCCTGCTATCCTTAAATCAGGTGCAGACTTTTTCAGTTCTTTAATAATATTTGAAACATACATATCAGCCGAATGGTCGCCAGAAACTATTAGGAGGGATTTTTTTTCGTTATTCGTCATAACTTGAATTTCTAAGAAATGAAATGCTCAATTCTCTTTAATACTTGATAAAATATTAAGGGCAAGTTTGAGTGACCTTAATTCATCTTCTTCGGAATACATCCTTTTTCCATCTCCACTGACACAGTCGATAAAATGTTTAATCTGCAATTTCAAGGGATTATCCTTGTACACGAATATCCTTTCGATAAAAGACTCCTGTTTGTAACGAATTTCCTCACGGCTAACAAAGTAACCTGAATCGGCACGACGGTGAATATGTATGTCTTGGTCAGTATAATCTAGAAATATATAAGCATCCTTCTGAGTAATTGCCAAAGTGCGAAGCTTATTCTCTGAAACCCTGCTTGCCACCACAGTGGCAATACAACCGCTTTTGAATTTCAGTTGGACACTAGCTACATCAACCTTCCCCGAACATATTTTTTTTCCAAAAGCAGAATAATTTTCCGGCTGTTCATCCAAAAGATTCAAGATTATGTCTAAATCATGTATCATCAAGTCCATTATCACATTGTCATCTTTTGCTCTTGTGATAAAGGGACCTATTCTTCTGCTTTCCATAAGATAGGGGTCTT
This portion of the Candidatus Schekmanbacteria bacterium genome encodes:
- a CDS encoding gfo/Idh/MocA family oxidoreductase produces the protein MLSKLKAGVIGTGHMGHYHVNVYAEQLNNVYFHGIADIDSKKVEELSEKYQIKGYLDYHKLLKNVDIVSLAVPTKLHYEIAKDCLEAGVHVLVEKPFTTDYSQAEELFDIAKRKNLILQVGHVERFNGAVQELKKIVKDPYLMESRRIGPFITRAKDDNVIMDLMIHDLDIILNLLDEQPENYSAFGKKICSGKVDVASVQLKFKSGCIATVVASRVSENKLRTLAITQKDAYIFLDYTDQDIHIHRRADSGYFVSREEIRYKQESFIERIFVYKDNPLKLQIKHFIDCVSGDGKRMYSEEDELRSLKLALNILSSIKEN
- a CDS encoding lipid-A-disaccharide synthase, which codes for MTNNEKKSLLIVSGDHSADMYVSNIIKELKKSAPDLRIAGTGGDKMKEAGMELLWHLNDMSVIGLWEAIYKANVIKKVRKSLLDFISRNNVCAAMLVDYPGFNLYFANLLKKMNIPVIYFISPQVWAWRSGRIKKIKERVDKILVILPFEEAIYRRAGVDTEFVGHPLLEIMSGESSAERKGSIRNNDGNYRIALLPGSRKKEIEYLIKDMIGAAEIVSQRMENVSFILPLAPGIDRQIIEKNLAGKEISLEIVNGQAREILKSSDFAVICSGTATLEAAITETPFIIVYRLSKMTEILGKRLLKIKNWGLVNIIAGAEVVPELQQEEVNPENIASFILESLKSEERLNETKRNLFELKKMLGSADVSKRVSEILLQYV
- a CDS encoding DUF374 domain-containing protein produces the protein MSDFGFKEKSILFLIKTFGIPLVRILFNSYEVHSEGAETVLKFMEERKSFICAFWHQRLFLVTGYFRDTGGSPLVSMSKEGEYITATLKALGFNPVRGSTSRRSYESFRELYSILDKGTQIGITPDGPRGPSRIVQKGVLYLAKYSGRPIIPVGASADKFWIFNSWDRFIVPKFSSKVFFEFGNPIYVGRDASDDEMEIKRKELKQELDTLCVKADKSAGHEPLPQSRYENR